Part of the Eriocheir sinensis breed Jianghai 21 chromosome 47, ASM2467909v1, whole genome shotgun sequence genome is shown below.
TCTAGGGAGGTGATGACTAAGAAGCCATCTCTCGTGGCGGAGTCTTTGGTCGCGAATATATTATGTTCTGAGAGTATCCGCAGGAGGGCGAGTTTAGTCTTGGTTTGGAGTgagatgttttatttttactCGTCCCATCTTGCATGATTTAGTGaggacacaaaaaaaacacagagggagaacaaacaacagcagacctgcgggtccttacgaggctgtttgtgacaagctacactaactatctaatcaaaggtggaagatgaaggacagcagttcctccccaccccccatccctccagccaaagctggcaggaaaggaaaaagaaccatgcagcatggataaactgcatggaaattatgtaggaaaggggaaagaactaccattactgctaccactaaccgggcgataaaagcggacaaggacaccagtattcgaaagaacgtaACGttgttacgacaatgagtaatatcttagttgctggttggattcaaaatacttgtaatctattcttgaaggccgtaactgttgtactatcaacgacatcacaaggtagagagttccaaacattaacaactcgattgcaGAAGTGTTTaacttcgtacgacgagaatcttttaccacttatcttcaaattgtgatttcttgttctacattaacaactcgattgaagaagtgtttagcttcgtgcgacgaggatcttttaccacttatcttcaaattgtgatttattcttgttctatttgatcgatcaattgtaaagtaatcttccgcattaatatcactgaatcctttaaacattttaaacacttctattagatcgcctcgcattcttcgttttgataggccatgttgcgaattattttttatattattttcttcgaagaatttcaccatattgtcgcgaatgatagtcaaCCCCTTCAACTTTCAACCCCTCCTTCTCATATCCAAGACTCACACATCTCTAGCTCTCCTCATTGTACTTATGCCACTGCCCCATCATCACCTGTCCCACTCTCGTCATCTCACTTccaacccccatcaccactaccacgacctgATGCACCACTACCTGACCTCCCGCAGCATTCCCGGCCCTCATCACCAGTATCATCTGCCACTTCAAAATCATCACACTCATCACCAGCATCCACTGCCACCTCACAATCATCacgctcatcaccatcatccactgccacctcatcatcaccacctcaccccTCAAGACGTGGACGCCGGGAGCCCACAGAGTAGCCAGGGCGGGGAGGGGGCGTGCCGCACGACAACCTTCGCCGCCTGCTGGCGTAGACCCTCGGGACGTTGGCTGGTGTTCCACGCCCTTCGTTCCcaacctcctctccttcaccgggACACCAGGCTTCAACGTCCCCGTGCCAGTGACTCCCCTTCAGGTTTTCCAGTTATATTTTACAAGGGAGTTGTTGGCATTCCTGGCAGAGGAGACAAACATGTACGCCGTGTTCCGGAGGGCGGAGGCAGTGGCGTGGCACCAGGCCAATCTTCATGGGGTTGGTGCTACTGATGGGTATTGTGAAGCTACCCTCTATACGGGACTACTGGACCAACAGCAGGCTTCACAACTACCCGGTCTTCCCGCGGGCGATGAGTGGAAAACGCTTCCTCGCCATACTCAAGTACTTACATGCATTCAATTGTTGTGCGGTGCCCCTGGGGAATACTGACAGCCTCATCAAGGTGCGGCCTGTGATGGAGTATCTCCTGCGGTTATTCAAGTCTTTGTACACCCCGACACAGAACCTGTCACTCGACGAAGGCTCCTTGGGGTGGAAGGGCCGCCTCCACTTCAGGGTGTACAACCCCATGAAGCCAACCAAGTACGCCATCAAGGTGTACCTCGTGGCAGAGGCAAGTCGGGGTACATCTGCAACCTGCAGGTGTACACAGGCGAGAAGCGGACACTAGAAGACACCGtggggatctcatccagcccctCATCAGCCACTCGTACAGGCTGTACATGGATCACTACTACAACTCTGTCCGCCTGTGCGAGGTACTCCTGTCGAGGCAGGTGTACGTGTATGGCACACTTCGGCTGATGAGGGGAGCACCGAAGAGGCTGCAGGACATGGCAAAGCCACGGCGGCTGGCAGACTACGCGTTGGAGTCTATGCACAGGAATGGTGTGCATGTCCTCATATGGAAGGACAAGAAAGCCGTCCCCATGGTGTCAACCATGCACACCAACGCCACCAATGAAAAGACCCACCACGTGCTCCACACCATCCAAAAACCTGTTATGGTCGAAGACTATAACCAGTTTATGGGTGGTGTGGACCACTTCAACCAGATGGAGAAGTATTACCCTGTCCCTCGGCGTAGTACTAAGTGGACGAAGAAGCTCACCTTCTACTTCATCCAGATGGCCCTCTTCAACGCGCACACCCTCTATAAGAAGTCTGCTCATCGCCACATGTCTCTCAAGGCTTTCATGTCGGAGGTCATCGAGAAGCTGCTAGACTACAAAGACGAGGAGTGGCCACTATCGGGGGTCCCTATCCGCCATGCTCCTGACCTGCCCGCACACCTGCAAGCACCTATGGATCCCCGCACCCGGGTGGGTAGGGTACCAGCACCAGGTGTGCAAGTCCAGCAGTCTTCCTCGAGCCCCTATTCCCCACTCCTCGCCCCTGCGGTCGCTACTCCACCATCAGCCCCTGCCGCTCcaggggtggcacccgccactccaccaccagcccctgccgctccaggggtggcacccgccactccaccaccagcccctgccgctccaggggtggcacccgccactccaccaccagcccctgccgctccaggggtggcacccgccactccaccaccagcccctgctccaggggtggcacccgccactccaccaccagccactGCCGCTGCAGAGGTGGCAcctgccactccaccaccagcccctgccgctgcagggtggcacctgccactccaccaccagcccctgccgctgcaggggtggcaccgcccactccaccaccagcccctgccgctgcagggtggcacctgccactccaccaccagcccctgctgcaggggtggcacccgccactccaccaacagcccctgccgctgcaggtggcacctgccactccaccaccagcccctgccgctgcaggTGGCACccacactccaccaccagcccctgccgctgcaggggtggcacccgccactccaccaccagcccctgccgctccaggggtggcacccgccactccaccaccagcccctgccgctgcaggggtggcacccgccactccaccaccagcccctgccgctgcaggggtggcacccgccactccaccaccagcccctgccgctgcaggggtggcacccgccactccaccaccagcccctgccgctgcaggggtggcacccgccactccaccaccagcccctgccggggtggcacccgccactccaccaccagcccctgccgctgcaggggtggcacccgccactccaccaccagcccctgcagcggtggcacccgccactccaccaccagcccctgccgctgcaggggtggcacctgccactccaccaccagcccctgccgctgcaggggtggcacctgccactccaccaccagcccctgctgCTGCaggtggcacccgccactccacctccagcccctgccgctgcaggggtggcacccgccactccaccaccagcccctgccgctgcaggggtggcacccgccactccaccaccagcccctgcaggggtggcacccgccactccaccaccagcccctgcaggggtggcacccgccactccaccaccagcccctgccggTGAGGCACCCCCCACTCTACCACCAGCCCCTGCAGGGGGGGCTCCCGcgactccaccaccagccccggCAGGcgtggcacccgccactccaccaccagcccctgcaggggtggcacccgccactccaccaccagcccctgccgctgcgGGGCGGcaccgccactccaccaccagcccctgctgctgcaggggtggcacctgccactccaccaccagcccctgccgctgcagggTGGCACcatccactccaccaccagcccctgccgctgcagggtggcacccgccactccaccaccagcccctgccgctgcaggggtggcacctgccactccaccaccagcccctgcagctgcgggtggcacccgccactccaccaccagcccctgccgctgcaggggtggcacccgccactccaccaccagcccctgccgctgcaggggtggcacccgccactccaccaccagcccctgccgctgcaggggtggcacccgccactccaccaccagcccctgccgctgcaggggtggcacctgccactccaccaccagcccctgccgctgcaggggtggcacccgccactccaccaccagcccctgccgctgcaggggtggcacccgccactccgccactccaccaccagccccttccactgcaggggtggcacccgccactccaccaccagcccctgccgctgcaagggtggcacccgccactccacctccagcccctgccgctgcaggggtggcacccgccactccaccaccagcccctgccgctgcaggggtggcacccgccactccaccaccagcccctgccgctgcaggggtggcacccgccactccaccaccagccccgtCCCCTGCcggggtggcacccgccactccaccacccGCCCCAGCCGCTGCAtgggtggcacccgccactccaccaccagcccctgccgctgcaggtgtggcacctgccactccaccaccagcccctgccgctgaAGGGGTGGCAcctgccactccaccaccagcccctgccgctgcagggtggcacctgccactccaccaccagcccctgccgctgcaggggtggcacccgccactccactaccagcccctgccgctgcaggggtggcaccacccactccaccaccagcccctgcaggggtggcacctgccactccaccaccagcccctgccgctgaAGGGTGGCAcctgccactccaccaccagcccctgctgcaggggtggcaccAACCACTCGACCACCAGCCcctgcaggggtggcacccgccactccaccaccagcccctgccgctgcaggggtggcaccagccactccaccaccagcccctgccgctgcagggctggcacccgccactccaccaccagcccctgcaggggtggcacccgccactccaccaccagcccctgcaggggtggcacccgccactccaccaccagcccctgcaggggtggcacccgccactccaccaccagcccctgcaggGGTGCCACCGGCCCCTCCACCACCCGCCCCTGCAGCGGTGACACCCCCCACTCCACCAACCGCCcctgcaggggtggcacccgccactccaccaccagcccctgcagtGGTGGCACCCGCcattccaccaccagcccctgccgctgcaggTGGCACCTGCCACTCACCACCCGCCCCtgccgctgcaggggtggcacccgccactccaccaccagcccctgccgctgcacgggtggcacccgccactccaccaccagcccctgccgctgcaggggtggcacccgccactccaccaccagcccctgccgctgaaggggtggcacccgccactccaccaccagcccctgccgctgcaggggtggcacccgccactccaccaccagcccctgctgCAGGTGGCAcctgccactccaccaccagcccctgcaggggtggcacccgccactccgccactccaccaccagcccctgccactgcaggggtggcacccgccactccaccaccagcccctgccgctgcacgggtggcacccgccactccacctccagcccctgccgctgcaggggtggcacccgccactccaccaccccCAGCCGCTCcaggggtggcacccgccactccaccaccacccccagcacCTGCAGGTGCTGGTCCTccaactccaccaccagcccctgccgctgcaggggtggcacccgccactccaccaccagcccctgccgctgcaggggtggcacccgccactccaccaccagcccctgccgctgcaggggtggcacccgccactccaccaccagcccctgccgctgcaggggtggcacctgccactccaccaccagcccctgccgctgaAGGGGTGGCAcctgccactccaccaccagcccctgccgctgcaggtggcacctgccactccaccaccagcccctgctgCAGGTGGCAcctgccactccaccaccagcccctgccgctgcaggggtggcacctgccactccaccaccagcccctgccgctgcaggggtggcaccaCACtccaccagcccctgccgctgcagggtggcacctgccactccaccaccagcccctgccgctgcagggtggcacctgccactccaccaccagcccctgctgCAGGTGGCAcctgccactccaccaccagcccctgctgCAGGGTGGCAcctgccactccaccaccagcccctgctgCTGCagggtggcacccgccactccaccaccagcccctgccgctgcaggggtggcacccgccactccaccaccagcccctgccgctgcaggggtggcacctgccactccaccaccagccccctgcaggggtggcacccgccactccaccaccagcccctgcaggTGAGGcaccctccacaccaccaccagcccctgcaggTGTCGCA
Proteins encoded:
- the LOC126981172 gene encoding piggyBac transposable element-derived protein 4-like, with protein sequence MGIVKLPSIRDYWTNSRLHNYPVFPRAMSGKRFLAILKYLHAFNCCAVPLGNTDSLIKVRPVMEYLLRLFKSLYTPTQNLSLDEGSLGWKGRLHFRVYNPMKPTKYAIKVYLVAEVYVYGTLRLMRGAPKRLQDMAKPRRLADYALESMHRNGVHVLIWKDKKAVPMVSTMHTNATNEKTHHVLHTIQKPVMVEDYNQFMGGVDHFNQMEKYYPVPRRSTKWTKKLTFYFIQMALFNAHTLYKKSAHRHMSLKAFMSEVIEKLLDYKDEEWPLSGVPIRHAPDLPAHLQAPMDPRTRVGRVPAPGAEYEFPPFALPPFESFTDVLRQRGAAGGQSPVPVPSLLKENYINVMLMDIIVYITTPSL